GCATTGAGCAAGGAGAAGATGATGTGGAAGGCCAGGTTGCCATCATCGATGACCGTGGCTATCCCGAATCCCCACGTCAGGCCCAGCAGTGGTGTGAGGATAGCGATATTCTTACTGATTCTCACAATGGCTCTCACTTCCTGGAACATGGAACTGCCAACAGCGGCTCGCTGGGTCTTGACAATCACCAGGGTGACTGTGATCAGGTTTACGACCACGATGGCCAGGGCTGGGACCACAAAGGCCAGGAGGGCCTTGGTCATGTCCCAGTTGAGCCAGCAGGCCTCAGGCCGTAGGTAGCCTTTGCTGGGCTCAGTGGCAGCAACCGTGACAGCAGCAATGAGCAAAGGGCACCCGTAGCCAACTGAAAAGAGAGCAGCCACCAAAACCGATTTGGGCAGTGTATGGAAAACAATCAGGATTCCATAGAGGATAAGGAGTGCCTTGGCCAGCAtccagaaaaacacagaaaggtaaaagaaatgaacaaaaaacgTTGCTGCCACACATCCATTGTGGTGTGTCATGGGACCACTAAGAAAGGAAGCCACAATGAACCACACGTCAGCCATCAGCAAGGTGGCAGCGATATTGGCGATGCACACATGGCGTAAGTATGAGATCTCTGTCTTTGTCACTTGGCCCCAGACCAAGACCTCAATGATCAAGCAAAGGACCAAGCTGCAGATCGAAATGCCCAGCCCTAGGTACGTGATATGAGTCAGGATCGGGCTCTCCAAGATGTGGGGTGCCATGAGAATAGAGAAGGAGGTAAATAACCTGCTTGGCCTGCATTTGCAAACAGCTTGCTGGgagttttcttgaattatttgaCAGGCCTGCTGGTCCCATCTGCTCTCCAGGGAGTGCCAGCCAACACACTGTGTCCTCCTCTCCTCCGACTTGCTGATCTTTTCAAAAATCAATGAGATTCTTTTAAGTTCCTTGGGCAAAATGACAGACAAGACGAGCCCATTGACAGTAACATTCTCCAAAAGACTGGCTTCTAAGATGGCCCCAAGAGTCGGAAATGCAATGCTGATGGCCCGGGAAGGAGCAGGCACCTTCTGAAGTTCATCTCTACCAATCAGCACCCGCCCAGTGATCTCACTGCCCGTGTCGTTAATTCTCATTGAAAAAGTGAAATTCTTCCCAGCATTGTCTTGGGATATGGTGGTGCCCATAGTATGAATGAAGACATCTGATATGTCAATGGGATACTTATTTATAGATAGTTTTCTTGCAAAGGAATTGACCGAGTGTAGCAGGACACAGCTGCTGTTTCTTTCAGGGATGAAGGTCCAGTTTGAGATGCTTTTGCTGTTGAGAATGTGGTTGGCCATGATACTGTAACTCTGCCAATGAAGAACCAGAATTAGTACTGAGCCACTTCCCGAATCTGCCGGGACAGTCAGGATTCACTTTTATAAAGTGTGGTCCTCCAGCCAGTTGCATAGGCATCCCCTAGGAACTTCTTAGAAGGATGGACTCTCAGGGCCCACCCCAGACCTAGTGAATCAGAATCAGCCTCGTAATGAGATCCCCAGGGTACTGGCCAGCCAACAAAGTTTGAGCTGGAGAATAGTGCTAGGAAGGAACTGCCTTCATGTCATGTATGAAGAGTCTCCCTGGGAGGCAGGCAA
The sequence above is drawn from the Mustela nigripes isolate SB6536 chromosome 5, MUSNIG.SB6536, whole genome shotgun sequence genome and encodes:
- the LOC132017983 gene encoding adhesion G-protein coupled receptor F2-like isoform X1 encodes the protein MTHMLLLYCFMFLLPTESCRTLCQVANKSKEKMSARPHGVCDGVCVDNSHCSQPCPPDSEGNTGFLCRQKKWHKITETCRTLNAFNIFETNSYSVRPFGGNTVIKEYARKSETITDMLMQKCPEDLSCVLRNIRQSPRLPGNIAVIVQLLHNISTVLSTGVNEVKMQSYSIMANHILNSKSISNWTFIPERNSSCVLLHSVNSFARKLSINKYPIDISDVFIHTMGTTISQDNAGKNFTFSMRINDTGSEITGRVLIGRDELQKVPAPSRAISIAFPTLGAILEASLLENVTVNGLVLSVILPKELKRISLIFEKISKSEERRTQCVGWHSLESRWDQQACQIIQENSQQAVCKCRPSRLFTSFSILMAPHILESPILTHITYLGLGISICSLVLCLIIEVLVWGQVTKTEISYLRHVCIANIAATLLMADVWFIVASFLSGPMTHHNGCVAATFFVHFFYLSVFFWMLAKALLILYGILIVFHTLPKSVLVAALFSVGYGCPLLIAAVTVAATEPSKGYLRPEACWLNWDMTKALLAFVVPALAIVVVNLITVTLVIVKTQRAAVGSSMFQEVRAIVRISKNIAILTPLLGLTWGFGIATVIDDGNLAFHIIFSLLNAFQGFFILVFGTILDPKIREALKSRVTSAKWSSRLSENPSTDFSRHPTKAPS
- the LOC132017983 gene encoding adhesion G-protein coupled receptor F2-like isoform X2 encodes the protein MPGVCDGVCVDNSHCSQPCPPDSEGNTGFLCRQKKWHKITETCRTLNAFNIFETNSYSVRPFGGNTVIKEYARKSETITDMLMQKCPEDLSCVLRNIRQSPRLPGNIAVIVQLLHNISTVLSTGVNEVKMQSYSIMANHILNSKSISNWTFIPERNSSCVLLHSVNSFARKLSINKYPIDISDVFIHTMGTTISQDNAGKNFTFSMRINDTGSEITGRVLIGRDELQKVPAPSRAISIAFPTLGAILEASLLENVTVNGLVLSVILPKELKRISLIFEKISKSEERRTQCVGWHSLESRWDQQACQIIQENSQQAVCKCRPSRLFTSFSILMAPHILESPILTHITYLGLGISICSLVLCLIIEVLVWGQVTKTEISYLRHVCIANIAATLLMADVWFIVASFLSGPMTHHNGCVAATFFVHFFYLSVFFWMLAKALLILYGILIVFHTLPKSVLVAALFSVGYGCPLLIAAVTVAATEPSKGYLRPEACWLNWDMTKALLAFVVPALAIVVVNLITVTLVIVKTQRAAVGSSMFQEVRAIVRISKNIAILTPLLGLTWGFGIATVIDDGNLAFHIIFSLLNAFQGFFILVFGTILDPKIREALKSRVTSAKWSSRLSENPSTDFSRHPTKAPS